One part of the Gemmatimonadota bacterium genome encodes these proteins:
- a CDS encoding aminotransferase class V-fold PLP-dependent enzyme, which produces MSARTSAVDLSAADFRAAGHALVDRIAALFETLGERPVTRGFSAPEARAAIGAPRPLPEDGRPLGPVLDEATEALLHGSLYNAHPRFFGYITAGSAPAGVLAELLAAAVNPNCGGHALSPVASEIEVETVRWIAQLIGYPEGGSGLLTSGGNAANLTAFWAARTARLGADVRTQGLDAAAGRARVYASAETHTWLQKAADLAGMGTDAVRWIPTDDAQRMDLEALRVAVAADRAAGDRPFLLVGTAGTVSTGAVDPLPRLAAFAREHGLWFHVDGAYGAFAAALPDAHPDLAGMAEADSIALDPHKWLYAPLDAGCLLVRDVALLRDTYSYHPPYYRFDPETTNYVDLGPENSRRFRALKVWLQLQQTGRSGIVQSMADDCALAALLHTRAACDAELEAATLGLSIATFRYVPPDLRERVGEPEAERTLDDLNEGILAEVNHTGHAFLSNAVVQGRFLLRACVVNFRTGPEDIEALADEIVRVGRKRWAEAPVVQA; this is translated from the coding sequence GTGAGCGCCCGTACCTCCGCCGTCGACCTGTCCGCCGCCGACTTCCGTGCCGCCGGCCATGCCCTCGTGGACCGCATCGCCGCCCTGTTCGAGACCCTGGGCGAGCGGCCCGTCACACGCGGGTTCTCCGCCCCGGAGGCTCGCGCCGCGATCGGTGCACCACGCCCGCTTCCGGAGGACGGTCGCCCGCTCGGGCCGGTGCTGGACGAGGCGACCGAGGCGCTCCTGCACGGATCGCTCTACAACGCCCACCCGCGCTTCTTCGGATACATCACGGCAGGGTCGGCGCCCGCCGGCGTGCTGGCGGAGCTGTTGGCTGCCGCGGTGAACCCGAACTGTGGCGGACACGCGCTCTCGCCGGTCGCGAGCGAGATCGAAGTGGAGACGGTACGCTGGATCGCCCAGCTCATCGGCTATCCCGAAGGGGGAAGCGGGCTCCTGACCAGCGGCGGCAACGCCGCCAACCTGACGGCGTTCTGGGCCGCCCGCACCGCGAGGCTCGGCGCCGATGTCCGCACGCAGGGCCTGGACGCCGCCGCCGGCCGGGCGCGCGTCTACGCGTCCGCCGAGACCCACACCTGGCTGCAGAAGGCGGCGGACCTCGCCGGGATGGGCACGGACGCCGTGCGCTGGATCCCGACGGACGATGCGCAGCGCATGGACCTCGAGGCCCTGCGGGTCGCCGTCGCGGCGGACCGGGCCGCCGGGGATCGTCCTTTCCTGCTCGTCGGGACGGCCGGCACCGTGAGCACCGGCGCCGTGGATCCGCTGCCCCGCCTGGCCGCCTTCGCGCGGGAGCACGGCCTCTGGTTCCACGTGGACGGCGCCTATGGCGCCTTCGCTGCGGCCCTCCCGGACGCTCATCCCGACCTGGCCGGGATGGCAGAGGCGGACTCGATCGCGCTGGATCCGCACAAGTGGCTCTACGCCCCCCTGGATGCGGGATGCCTGCTGGTCCGGGACGTGGCCCTGCTCCGCGACACGTACTCGTACCACCCGCCCTACTACCGCTTCGACCCCGAGACCACGAACTACGTCGATCTGGGGCCGGAGAACTCGCGGAGGTTCCGCGCCCTCAAGGTCTGGCTCCAGCTCCAACAGACGGGGCGGAGCGGGATCGTGCAGAGCATGGCGGACGACTGCGCCCTGGCCGCGCTGTTGCATACCCGCGCCGCGTGCGACGCCGAGCTGGAGGCGGCGACGCTGGGACTCAGCATCGCCACGTTCCGGTACGTGCCACCCGACCTCCGGGAGCGCGTCGGTGAGCCGGAGGCGGAGCGCACGCTGGACGACCTCAACGAAGGCATCCTGGCGGAGGTGAACCACACCGGGCACGCGTTCCTGTCCAACGCAGTGGTGCAGGGACGATTCCTGCTGCGCGCGTGCGTGGTGAACTTCCGCACCGGCCCGGAGGACATCGAGGCGCTGGCGGACGAGATCGTGCGGGTGGGTCGGAAGCGATGGGCGGAGGCGCCCGTGGTGCAGGCGTAG
- a CDS encoding PIG-L family deacetylase — translation MPGPTTGCLLALTAHPDDETLGMGGTLAHYASRGVETHVVCATRGEAGRYRDGTGHPGPEALGGIREAELRAAADVLGVRSVSFLGYADGRLDQADPGEATARIVTHLRRLRPQVVVTFDPFGAYGHPDHIAICRLATSAVVRCADPGYGEGRPHAVEKLYYMVWPEPTWAAYQKAFKRLISRVDGVDRAAMPWPAWSISTRLDAREHWRTVWRAVRCHASQMVAYAGLERLSDADHRQLWGAQSFYRASGSGPVGRATEHDLFEGIPPSVSHA, via the coding sequence GTGCCAGGCCCCACCACCGGTTGCCTTCTGGCCCTGACCGCCCACCCGGACGACGAGACGCTGGGCATGGGCGGCACCCTGGCCCACTACGCCTCTCGTGGCGTCGAGACGCACGTGGTCTGCGCCACCCGCGGGGAGGCCGGTCGCTACCGGGATGGCACCGGTCACCCCGGTCCGGAGGCGCTGGGCGGTATCCGGGAAGCCGAGCTGCGCGCGGCGGCGGACGTGCTGGGCGTCCGGAGCGTCTCCTTCCTCGGGTACGCCGACGGCCGGCTGGACCAGGCCGATCCGGGAGAGGCCACCGCTCGGATCGTCACCCACCTCCGGCGCCTCCGGCCCCAGGTCGTCGTGACGTTCGATCCGTTCGGGGCCTACGGGCATCCGGACCATATCGCCATCTGCCGCCTGGCCACGAGCGCCGTGGTCCGGTGCGCCGATCCGGGCTACGGCGAGGGCCGGCCCCACGCCGTGGAGAAGCTATACTACATGGTGTGGCCCGAGCCGACGTGGGCGGCCTACCAGAAGGCCTTCAAGCGCCTGATCTCCCGGGTGGACGGCGTCGACCGTGCGGCCATGCCCTGGCCGGCCTGGTCCATCAGCACCCGGCTCGACGCCCGCGAGCACTGGCGGACGGTGTGGCGCGCGGTGCGCTGCCATGCCTCGCAGATGGTCGCCTACGCGGGGCTGGAGCGGCTCTCGGACGCCGACCACCGACAGCTCTGGGGCGCGCAGTCCTTCTACCGGGCGTCGGGAAGCGGGCCCGTGGGCCGCGCCACCGAACACGACCTCTTCGAGGGCATCCCGCCCTCGGTCTCCCATGCCTGA
- a CDS encoding penicillin acylase family protein, with product MNLRTLVALLGLHVLATGTAAGQDWQTADAVEIRRTRYGVPHVRAADLRGVAFGLAYAEAEDHGARIFEALLRARGRMALRDGTPENVESDFQRRRQHARAGATWEQLRPDVREMMEGFAAGVEHYLALHPEEVLPELERPITGVDVHALYIGWYDTGEARDLVRTLEAGAGDPPPDAGDADPSTQAPAGPPRWLDDGAGSNAWAFAPERTKTQRAILLRNPHLSWDAGYYEAHLTVPGVLDFYGDFRVGSLFGIIGGFNRALGWTTTNNAPDLTETYRIRKDPAAPRHYLLDGVSYPMRSEDVSVEIRDDVRFASSGGIATELRTFWTTHVGPVIHETADEIYVMRSADDGEFRRGEQFLDMMKATSLDQWLAAMREQRISSSNYTYADRDGNIFYVWNAKLPRLPHPWTRDEPVLATRSADLWSEVVRFDRLPQLKNPAGGYVRNENDPPYWTNLDEPLPRERFPENMPDPRLRLRSQLSLQTIAQTDLLDLEDVVALKHTPRMLLADRVKDDLVAAVRLGDASDAARAAANLLRSWDNTASVDSRGSVLFALWFERYLATTDSAHVFRESWSEREPTATPHGIGDARAAVRALEWAVEEAVRRWGDWDVTWGDVHRVRHGAVDVPVAGCGGELGCFRVLNFREDPDGRRAVRGGDGWVLAVEFGQEPRAYSVLAYGQSSREGHPHHDDQAALFARGELKPVAFSERDVAQQTVARYAPGREAR from the coding sequence ATGAACCTTCGGACCCTTGTGGCCCTCCTGGGCCTCCACGTTCTCGCGACGGGGACGGCGGCCGGCCAGGACTGGCAGACCGCCGACGCCGTGGAGATCCGCCGCACCCGCTACGGCGTGCCGCATGTGCGCGCCGCCGACCTGCGCGGCGTGGCGTTCGGGCTGGCCTACGCGGAGGCGGAGGACCACGGTGCCCGCATCTTCGAGGCCCTGCTGCGCGCCCGGGGCCGGATGGCCCTGCGCGACGGCACGCCCGAGAACGTGGAGTCGGACTTCCAGCGGCGTCGGCAGCACGCACGCGCAGGCGCCACCTGGGAGCAGCTACGACCCGACGTGCGCGAGATGATGGAGGGGTTCGCGGCGGGCGTCGAGCACTACCTGGCGCTCCATCCGGAAGAGGTCCTGCCCGAGCTCGAGCGGCCCATCACCGGCGTGGACGTGCACGCGCTCTACATCGGCTGGTACGATACCGGTGAGGCCCGCGACCTGGTCCGGACGCTGGAGGCGGGCGCCGGAGATCCGCCGCCCGACGCCGGGGACGCCGATCCGTCGACGCAGGCCCCCGCGGGCCCGCCACGGTGGCTGGACGACGGTGCCGGATCCAACGCCTGGGCCTTCGCCCCCGAACGCACCAAGACGCAGCGCGCCATCCTGCTCCGCAACCCGCATCTCTCGTGGGACGCAGGGTACTACGAGGCGCATCTCACCGTGCCCGGCGTCCTGGACTTCTACGGCGACTTCCGCGTCGGCAGCCTGTTCGGGATCATCGGGGGCTTCAATCGCGCCCTGGGCTGGACCACCACGAACAACGCCCCCGATCTGACCGAGACCTACCGGATCCGCAAGGATCCCGCGGCGCCGCGCCACTACCTGCTCGACGGCGTCTCGTATCCCATGCGTTCGGAGGACGTGAGCGTCGAGATCCGAGACGACGTGCGCTTCGCGAGCAGCGGTGGGATCGCCACCGAGCTGCGCACCTTCTGGACCACGCACGTGGGCCCGGTGATCCACGAGACGGCCGACGAGATCTACGTCATGCGCTCTGCCGACGACGGGGAGTTCCGCCGGGGTGAGCAGTTCCTGGACATGATGAAGGCCACGTCGCTGGACCAGTGGCTGGCCGCGATGCGGGAGCAGCGCATCTCGTCGTCCAACTACACGTACGCGGATCGCGACGGCAACATCTTCTACGTCTGGAACGCCAAGCTCCCGCGGCTGCCGCACCCGTGGACACGGGATGAACCCGTGCTCGCCACGCGCAGCGCCGACCTGTGGAGCGAAGTGGTCCGTTTCGATCGCCTGCCCCAGCTCAAGAACCCCGCGGGGGGCTACGTCCGCAACGAGAACGATCCGCCCTACTGGACCAACCTGGACGAGCCTCTGCCGCGGGAGCGGTTTCCGGAGAACATGCCCGATCCGCGGCTGCGCCTGCGCAGTCAGCTGAGCCTGCAGACCATCGCCCAGACGGATCTGCTGGACCTGGAGGACGTCGTCGCGCTCAAGCACACCCCGCGCATGCTGCTCGCCGACCGCGTGAAGGACGACCTGGTGGCGGCCGTGCGCTTGGGGGATGCGAGCGATGCGGCCCGCGCCGCCGCCAACCTGCTGCGCAGCTGGGACAACACCGCCTCTGTGGACAGCCGGGGCAGCGTGTTGTTCGCGCTCTGGTTCGAGCGCTACCTGGCCACCACGGATTCGGCGCACGTCTTCCGCGAGAGCTGGTCGGAGCGGGAGCCCACGGCCACGCCGCACGGCATCGGCGACGCCCGTGCCGCCGTCCGCGCCCTGGAATGGGCCGTGGAGGAGGCCGTCCGCCGGTGGGGTGACTGGGACGTGACCTGGGGAGACGTCCACCGCGTGCGTCACGGCGCCGTGGACGTGCCCGTGGCGGGATGCGGAGGGGAGCTGGGCTGTTTCCGCGTGCTCAACTTCCGCGAGGATCCGGACGGTCGCAGGGCCGTGCGGGGCGGGGACGGATGGGTCCTGGCCGTCGAGTTCGGACAGGAGCCGCGGGCCTACTCGGTGCTGGCGTACGGCCAGAGCAGCCGGGAAGGGCACCCCCATCACGACGACCAGGCGGCGCTGTTCGCGCGCGGGGAGCTCAAGCCCGTCGCCTTCAGCGAGCGGGACGTGGCCCAGCAGACCGTGGCGCGCTACGCGCCGGGGCGGGAGGCGCGGTAG
- a CDS encoding CYTH domain-containing protein: MHEIERRFLCGPLEGGALARADRVQRIRQGYLTTSGPAVRVRQKDDAFLMTVKAGGGLVRREVEWPIPADVADELFEIAGARVLSKTRHVLGRWEVDVFDGALAGLVVAEVELSAADESLPSPPAGVPLLREVTEEPGLTNQWLAALEPEAARAFVAAAAAGPDAALAWVRTRRARASGDPAE; this comes from the coding sequence ATGCACGAGATCGAACGACGCTTCCTGTGCGGGCCCCTCGAAGGCGGCGCGCTCGCACGCGCCGACCGGGTCCAGCGCATCCGTCAGGGCTACCTCACGACGTCGGGGCCCGCCGTGCGCGTGCGCCAGAAGGACGACGCCTTCCTGATGACCGTGAAGGCGGGCGGTGGCCTGGTGCGGCGGGAAGTGGAATGGCCCATCCCGGCGGACGTGGCGGATGAGCTCTTCGAGATCGCCGGGGCGCGGGTCCTGTCCAAGACCCGTCACGTGCTGGGCCGCTGGGAGGTGGACGTCTTCGACGGCGCCCTCGCGGGTCTTGTCGTGGCGGAGGTGGAGCTGTCGGCCGCGGACGAGTCCCTGCCGTCGCCGCCCGCCGGAGTCCCGCTGCTGCGCGAGGTGACGGAGGAGCCGGGGCTGACCAACCAGTGGCTCGCCGCGCTCGAGCCGGAGGCCGCCCGGGCCTTCGTGGCGGCGGCCGCCGCGGGCCCCGATGCGGCGCTCGCCTGGGTACGCACCCGTCGCGCCCGGGCGTCCGGCGACCCAGCGGAATGA
- a CDS encoding PD-(D/E)XK nuclease family protein — MSGRRGSPPPDQLGFGFLDEPPPRATDSAAVATPDVFEPAGSGPARLVGSLARATRAAPQARKILVAATRGEGRELLRALVRAGTPWIGWEVTTPRPLAVECVGATLAEQGVRLLDEFEEQALLDEAIDVALERTGDTDLGPGPEAPSFNDLSEALGFRRALAGAVQAMRLGGLGVGDVARAGFADPHKQALLRAALASYERALARMRAADSARVLADAAARVRTDAAALPDAQLHLVPGLGARGRAGEFLAALRERGAQVLATDPVVGLDAPSGWIWSAEGEPGPLGRLHASGSVSAPVPGLDLFAAASVEEELREVLRRALGAGLPWDEVEIVTPDAQVYGSALHALAERLGVPVTFGVGLQVARTRPGRALATWFRWIEGGFHAAEIRRLLEAGDLRPPAEHSPDGMTLSRRFRSLRIGWGRERTAARLRSRRAVVERVRARADAPDPRQEQAALELDALAALLEPILDGIPPLPDHPLDRSGPRVSPAALAVGLRRFLTFVPAENAVDQTAWDRLDRVLARVEATLRRETHYAAAAAALRAHLQIRVPAPRAEGKAPWSSDGGHVYLTDLEHGGYTGRAATFVVGMDADRFPGADTQDPLLLDRERMRLGRSHLPTSGDRIHERRFLFAALLARLRGRVTVSWCGWEPSEARTRSPASEVLLACRLRTGDPEASFETVRALVGAPVATIPRAAAEDLDARDVWMRALGHGGVLRDGVGVVRRGYAALEQGWAPFAALESEEASAYLGNVAQRAGFDLRRTQDVVSASRLEALGQCPRRFLYASILRTSPPDDPEYDPDRWLDARSQGTLLHRVYERLLREARARGIGPDAPELLDRARRILAEEAERTLEEVPTPSEEIRQRELGRLEDDLRAFTGLLAETGRTWLDLEVKFGLGGLDPLPLPVDGGRVLVRGQIDRVDAAEEGLYVVDYKTGGTYAFESERGAFHGARRLQHYVYWVAVRRIYGRPVAAMEYQFPTHRAANARIRYTEEELRAAPEILGRLLDTVAGGHFLPTDDPGDCRFCDFRPVCRVTLKWTGEVEDSPPARWAQRFGASSEAYAAFRYARRREDEGPPGLLPPPSLETLLGGDDG; from the coding sequence ATGAGCGGACGCCGCGGATCCCCGCCGCCCGATCAGCTGGGCTTCGGCTTCCTCGACGAGCCGCCGCCCCGCGCCACGGATTCCGCGGCGGTCGCGACCCCGGACGTCTTCGAGCCCGCAGGGAGCGGACCCGCGCGCCTCGTCGGGAGCCTCGCCCGGGCCACCCGGGCGGCTCCCCAGGCACGCAAGATCCTCGTGGCCGCCACCCGAGGCGAGGGGCGGGAGCTGCTGCGCGCGCTCGTGCGCGCGGGCACGCCCTGGATCGGGTGGGAGGTGACCACGCCGCGTCCGCTCGCCGTGGAGTGCGTCGGCGCCACGCTGGCGGAGCAGGGCGTGCGCCTCCTGGATGAGTTCGAGGAGCAGGCGCTGCTCGACGAGGCGATCGATGTGGCGCTGGAGCGCACCGGTGACACGGACCTGGGACCCGGTCCCGAAGCGCCCTCGTTCAACGATCTCTCCGAGGCGCTCGGGTTCCGGCGCGCCCTGGCCGGAGCCGTGCAGGCCATGCGCCTGGGAGGTCTGGGCGTGGGAGACGTGGCGCGGGCCGGCTTCGCCGATCCCCACAAGCAGGCCCTGTTGCGGGCCGCGCTCGCGTCCTACGAGCGGGCGCTGGCCCGGATGCGAGCGGCCGACAGCGCGCGCGTGCTCGCGGACGCCGCGGCCCGCGTGCGCACGGACGCCGCCGCCCTGCCGGACGCGCAGCTGCATCTGGTCCCTGGCCTCGGCGCGCGCGGACGCGCCGGCGAGTTCCTGGCCGCGCTCCGGGAGCGCGGAGCGCAGGTGCTCGCCACGGATCCGGTCGTGGGTCTCGACGCTCCCTCGGGATGGATCTGGAGCGCCGAGGGCGAGCCCGGGCCGCTGGGTCGGCTGCACGCGTCCGGATCGGTGTCCGCGCCGGTTCCGGGTCTCGATCTCTTCGCCGCCGCGAGCGTGGAGGAGGAGCTGCGCGAAGTGTTGCGGCGCGCGTTGGGCGCAGGTCTGCCCTGGGACGAGGTGGAGATCGTCACGCCCGATGCGCAGGTCTACGGCTCCGCGCTGCACGCCCTGGCCGAGCGCCTCGGGGTGCCGGTCACGTTCGGCGTTGGCCTCCAGGTGGCGCGCACGCGGCCGGGCCGCGCGCTGGCCACCTGGTTCCGGTGGATCGAAGGCGGCTTCCACGCCGCGGAGATCCGTCGCCTGCTGGAGGCGGGGGACCTGCGTCCACCGGCGGAGCACAGCCCCGACGGCATGACGCTGTCACGGCGCTTCCGCTCCTTGCGCATCGGATGGGGGCGCGAGCGCACGGCGGCACGTCTGCGCAGTCGACGGGCCGTCGTGGAGCGGGTGCGCGCGCGCGCGGACGCCCCGGACCCGCGCCAGGAACAGGCCGCACTCGAGCTGGACGCGCTGGCGGCGTTGCTGGAGCCCATCCTGGACGGCATTCCTCCCCTGCCGGACCATCCGCTCGATCGTTCGGGGCCGCGGGTGTCGCCCGCGGCGCTCGCGGTCGGGCTCCGTCGCTTCCTCACGTTCGTGCCCGCCGAGAACGCCGTGGACCAGACGGCGTGGGACCGCTTGGACCGGGTGCTGGCGCGCGTGGAGGCCACGCTCCGCCGGGAGACCCACTACGCGGCGGCTGCGGCCGCCCTGCGGGCGCACCTGCAGATCCGCGTGCCCGCACCCCGGGCCGAGGGGAAGGCGCCTTGGAGCTCGGACGGCGGGCACGTCTACCTGACCGACCTGGAGCACGGCGGCTACACCGGTCGGGCCGCCACCTTCGTGGTGGGCATGGACGCGGACCGCTTTCCCGGCGCGGATACCCAGGATCCACTGCTGCTGGACCGCGAGCGCATGCGTCTGGGGCGTTCCCACCTGCCCACGTCGGGGGATCGCATCCACGAACGCCGCTTCCTGTTCGCCGCCCTGCTCGCGCGTCTGCGGGGGCGGGTGACGGTGAGCTGGTGCGGATGGGAGCCGTCCGAGGCGCGGACCCGCTCGCCCGCGTCGGAGGTCCTGCTGGCCTGTCGGCTCCGCACCGGAGATCCCGAGGCGAGCTTCGAGACCGTGCGCGCGCTGGTGGGCGCCCCGGTGGCCACCATCCCGCGCGCAGCTGCCGAGGACCTGGACGCCCGCGACGTGTGGATGCGTGCCCTGGGCCACGGCGGCGTGCTCCGGGACGGCGTCGGCGTGGTGCGCCGCGGGTACGCTGCGCTGGAGCAGGGCTGGGCCCCCTTCGCGGCGCTGGAGTCGGAGGAGGCCTCGGCGTACCTCGGCAACGTCGCGCAGCGCGCCGGGTTCGATCTGCGTCGCACGCAGGACGTGGTGTCGGCCAGCCGCCTGGAGGCGCTGGGGCAGTGCCCCCGCCGCTTCCTCTATGCGTCCATCCTGCGCACCTCCCCGCCCGACGATCCCGAGTACGATCCCGATCGCTGGCTGGACGCCCGTTCCCAGGGGACGCTGCTCCATCGCGTATACGAGCGTCTGCTGCGCGAAGCGCGCGCGCGCGGCATCGGTCCGGACGCACCCGAGCTGCTGGACCGGGCGCGGCGCATCCTGGCCGAGGAAGCGGAGCGCACGCTGGAGGAGGTGCCCACGCCCAGCGAGGAGATCCGCCAGCGGGAGCTCGGCCGTCTGGAGGACGACCTGCGCGCCTTCACCGGTCTCCTGGCCGAGACCGGGCGCACCTGGTTGGACCTGGAGGTGAAGTTCGGCCTCGGGGGTCTCGACCCGCTGCCGCTGCCGGTGGACGGCGGGCGCGTCCTGGTGCGGGGTCAGATCGACCGGGTCGATGCGGCCGAAGAGGGTCTGTACGTCGTGGACTACAAGACCGGCGGCACCTACGCCTTCGAGAGCGAGCGCGGCGCGTTCCACGGTGCGCGCCGGCTCCAGCACTACGTCTACTGGGTGGCGGTCCGGCGCATCTACGGGCGGCCGGTCGCGGCCATGGAGTACCAGTTCCCCACGCACCGGGCCGCCAACGCGCGCATCCGCTACACGGAGGAGGAGCTGCGCGCCGCGCCCGAGATCCTGGGACGGTTGCTGGACACGGTGGCCGGAGGACACTTCCTGCCGACGGACGATCCCGGGGACTGCCGGTTCTGCGACTTCCGGCCCGTGTGTCGCGTCACGCTCAAGTGGACGGGGGAGGTGGAGGACTCACCCCCGGCGCGGTGGGCCCAGCGCTTCGGTGCCTCGTCGGAGGCCTACGCCGCGTTCCGCTACGCGCGCCGGCGCGAAGACGAGGGCCCGCCCGGTCTGCTACCGCCCCCCTCCCTGGAGACCCTCCTGGGGGGCGACGACGGATAG
- a CDS encoding carboxypeptidase-like regulatory domain-containing protein, whose product MKRTWVVLALWVAGALPVPLAAQEIAEATAIEVSLGRLVSRTLLGYRLGERALLPVGEIAELAELRVQPDGPALRIVREPEGTELRVDPRTGRLSTETDSWTLASGTFVLSQGEIYLTTEDLGRLLDVEWLVSWRDLAVTVVDPSDLPIGRRVAREWQRRVRLVQGLEIDPSVPLLPLERQALDGLVVDYGVFAPAGSSFEDAAYSLAAGIELLGGSLTTAWQNRSGSDTAERWDAAWSTIWTDRSWITHTRLGDGIGTGPRPRTVRGLSFGNAPYLRPNDVGEVAFTGSLGPGWQVEAYRGGRLIAFDSADALGRYSIDAPIAYGENPVEFVAYGPFGEVRRFSRTHRVDGTRIPARQLEYGVSVGACRTDRCDATANADLRYGLSTRWTARAGVDQFWRGDSLPSLFHPYAGIAGMLGNSVGVEAEVVADAVTRATLRFEPSPDVVLQAEGTRFAQGVVDPLLTPPGRTEQVTVSGLWRPDGRLAGWYVEGSLDHYRSERSQTTGGRLGGALQFDELQLFPAVRWQATRLDGLTLEQRSAELTATLLPLAGLGPWFGQVTARTYLEVDLERGVSVVDARVGRMLDRALRMEVGGGWRRFQGPMVSLNLAANFSSVRGLFSVDRRSGATTTTQYVQGSVLYNPVSGRFQPSAGPALERAGVTGRVFLDGNGNQRFDEGEQLLPNVRVSVGLETRLSDATGAYSFWNAAPYQPAIVAVDSTTLASPLWVPAGAIAVQPGPNRYRIVDLPVVPGGVIDGEVIRADGTGAPGVTLVLRHLETGDERTVTSFSDGEFYVMGVRSGEYELSVAPASAERLGVVATPLRFTMRADADGGSVAGLVVTLR is encoded by the coding sequence GTGAAGCGCACGTGGGTCGTCCTCGCCCTGTGGGTCGCGGGCGCCCTTCCCGTCCCCCTCGCGGCCCAGGAGATCGCCGAGGCCACCGCGATCGAGGTGTCGCTGGGCCGCCTGGTCTCCCGGACGCTCCTGGGCTACCGGCTCGGGGAGCGGGCCCTCCTCCCGGTGGGGGAGATCGCCGAGCTGGCCGAGCTCCGGGTCCAGCCGGACGGGCCGGCGCTGCGCATCGTCCGTGAACCCGAAGGGACCGAGCTGCGCGTGGATCCCCGCACGGGCCGCCTCTCGACCGAGACGGACTCGTGGACCCTCGCGTCGGGGACCTTCGTGCTGTCGCAGGGCGAGATCTACCTGACGACCGAGGACCTCGGCCGCCTCCTCGACGTGGAATGGCTCGTCAGCTGGCGCGACCTGGCGGTGACGGTCGTCGACCCCTCCGATCTGCCGATCGGCCGACGCGTCGCGCGCGAATGGCAGCGTCGCGTCCGCCTGGTCCAGGGGCTCGAGATCGACCCCAGCGTTCCCTTGCTGCCGCTCGAGCGTCAGGCGCTCGACGGACTCGTGGTCGACTACGGCGTGTTCGCGCCGGCGGGCTCCTCCTTCGAGGACGCCGCCTATTCGCTGGCGGCCGGGATCGAGCTGCTGGGCGGCTCGCTCACGACCGCCTGGCAGAACCGTTCCGGCTCGGACACGGCCGAGCGCTGGGACGCGGCCTGGTCCACCATCTGGACGGATCGGTCCTGGATCACGCATACGCGCCTCGGGGACGGGATCGGCACCGGTCCCCGGCCCCGTACGGTGCGCGGGCTCTCCTTCGGCAACGCGCCGTACCTGCGACCCAACGACGTCGGGGAGGTGGCCTTCACCGGCAGCCTGGGGCCGGGCTGGCAGGTCGAGGCGTACCGCGGGGGCCGCCTGATCGCGTTCGATTCGGCGGACGCGCTCGGGCGCTACTCGATCGATGCCCCGATCGCCTACGGCGAGAACCCGGTGGAGTTCGTGGCCTACGGCCCCTTCGGCGAGGTCCGCCGCTTCAGCCGCACCCACCGCGTGGACGGCACGCGCATCCCCGCCCGCCAGCTCGAGTACGGCGTGTCGGTGGGCGCGTGCCGTACGGACCGGTGTGACGCGACCGCCAACGCCGACCTGCGCTACGGGCTCTCCACGCGCTGGACGGCGCGCGCCGGGGTGGATCAGTTCTGGCGCGGCGATTCCCTTCCCTCGTTGTTCCACCCGTACGCCGGGATCGCCGGCATGCTCGGCAACAGCGTCGGGGTCGAGGCGGAGGTGGTGGCGGATGCGGTCACCCGGGCCACGCTGCGCTTCGAGCCCAGCCCGGACGTGGTCCTGCAAGCGGAAGGGACGCGCTTCGCGCAGGGCGTGGTCGATCCCCTCCTCACACCCCCCGGCCGCACCGAACAGGTGACGGTGTCGGGCCTGTGGCGTCCCGATGGACGGCTGGCCGGGTGGTACGTCGAAGGGTCGCTGGACCACTACCGCTCGGAGCGCTCGCAGACCACTGGCGGCCGGCTCGGTGGCGCGCTGCAGTTCGACGAGCTGCAGCTCTTCCCCGCCGTCCGCTGGCAGGCCACACGCCTCGACGGGCTGACCCTCGAGCAGCGCTCCGCCGAGCTCACCGCGACGCTCCTGCCGCTCGCGGGCCTCGGCCCCTGGTTCGGCCAGGTCACCGCGCGCACCTATCTCGAAGTCGATCTGGAGCGCGGGGTCTCCGTGGTGGACGCGCGCGTGGGCCGCATGCTCGACCGCGCGCTGCGCATGGAGGTGGGTGGGGGCTGGCGCCGATTCCAGGGACCGATGGTGTCCCTGAACCTGGCCGCCAACTTCTCCAGCGTGCGCGGGCTGTTCAGCGTGGATCGCCGTAGCGGCGCGACCACGACGACGCAGTACGTACAAGGGTCGGTGCTGTACAACCCGGTTTCCGGCCGCTTCCAGCCCTCGGCGGGGCCGGCGCTCGAGCGGGCGGGGGTCACCGGCCGCGTCTTCCTGGACGGGAACGGGAACCAGCGCTTCGACGAAGGCGAGCAGCTCCTGCCCAACGTGCGGGTGTCGGTGGGCCTGGAGACGCGCCTCTCCGACGCGACCGGCGCGTACAGCTTCTGGAACGCGGCGCCGTACCAACCCGCGATCGTCGCAGTGGATTCGACCACGCTGGCGTCGCCGCTCTGGGTGCCCGCGGGCGCCATCGCCGTGCAGCCGGGTCCCAACCGCTACCGCATCGTGGATCTCCCGGTCGTGCCGGGCGGTGTGATCGACGGCGAGGTGATCCGCGCGGACGGCACGGGAGCCCCCGGGGTGACGCTGGTGCTCCGGCACCTGGAGACAGGCGACGAGCGCACGGTCACCAGCTTCAGCGACGGGGAGTTCTACGTGATGGGCGTGCGGTCCGGCGAGTACGAGCTCAGCGTCGCGCCCGCCAGCGCCGAGCGCCTGGGGGTCGTCGCCACTCCGCTGCGCTTCACCATGCGGGCCGACGCGGACGGCGGGTCCGTGGCGGGCCTGGTGGTCACGCTGCGCTGA